In Nematostella vectensis chromosome 2, jaNemVect1.1, whole genome shotgun sequence, one genomic interval encodes:
- the LOC5521865 gene encoding tripartite motif-containing protein 2 isoform X2, with translation MSKVDEREKHAIRNRLRSSLMRRIQKTAGNGNNITTDNHLPTKLPGLARKKTLSMDQVSTQTLVQKTAQFNGRGNETKNMQSLPVPLQKSHNRPKEREATTPIKQSTRTKRAISDSKKQRNACEGSIPRKCSEVSRVNAPWSPRKRAGDSGKKILYSTSNPVKQAVVIDKHEPKEHTKDESLNVGKTILLPEALKQILKKGRPDVTRYSAKTDNSGCKQKSHQMIRRDEEAPKNVLNMASLHTSSINQTASAQTTKEHKMASVQRDDLDLGPTPDSPMMPGSNVNLFCPLCHEMFANPRLLPCLHTFCKRCLENLVPPRSHTLSCPSCRLDVALGERGINGFAPNFVVTTMIDVAAVRNHDQKPILCSSCEEKLPAAARCIECMDFLCYDCRNAHMRLRLTKTHRVVSIEELRSSSHPEDLLHRPIFCSDHGHEKLRYFCESCDQAICRECTMTTHSTANHKYTQLTDTIDKQTNSIQTLVEKLRRKIPAVEQSTKDVEEVTCRLEARAEVAKSEVQKCFPRILKILQDREKSMMNEVESVVRQKSNVLSMQQERLENELKRLSITCTFTEQVLRHGNSVEILVVKKQLCERLNELITAKFQGEPEENDIVYFVANQEDVVRAIEGLGQIKTSQAFPTMCAVADNVNRAFRGKKSLFSVQTRDHLGNPCSGGGEDVLVDVYSADGRTVPAELSPTDSWSQGREKERFGRESGTQLYGQEKTVEDNRNGTYGVSYTPQSTGMHKVSVTVRDKHIQGSPFKVNVMNPGSDSFVKFGRKGSDIGEFNGIFGVAVDDEGRIIVTDCHNHRVQVFNAQGAFMFQFGRKGEGSGQFQCPTGVGIDPEGRIVVCERLSPRIQIFDRDGMFQQKFHVPDLKASTLAVDENRRIIVADSANRCIHVISLDTGQSFKFGSFGDGNGELSYPCYVAVNPQGHIIVSDMHSHRIQIFDSRGRFLFNFGRKGSQDGELQRPTGVAVMQNGHIIVADRDNHRIQVFSSDGRYFAKFGSKGEGDGQLNDPHGLALTPDGNICIADFRNNRVQVVPGGILLH, from the exons ATGTCCAAGGTAGATGAAAGAGAAAAACATGCTATTCGGAATCGACTCCGGTCGTCACTTATGCGAAGGATTCAAAAGACTGCCGGAAACGGCAATAATATTACCACCGACAACCACCTGCCAACCAAACTTCCCGGTCTTGCGAGAAAG AAAACACTATCAATGGACCAGGTGTCTACTCAAACCCTTGTGCAGAAGACTGCGCAATTCAATGGTCGGGGAAACGAAACCAAGAACATGCAGTCTCTTCCAGTGCCTCTACAAAAAAGCCACAATAGACCTAAAGAACGCGAAGCAACCACCCCAATAAAACAGTCTACCAGAACAAAGAGGGCAATTAGTGACagtaaaaaacaaagaaatgcaTGCGAAGGAAGCATTCCAAGAAAATGTTCCGAAGTATCACGAGTGAATGCGCCGTGGTCTCCCAGAAAACGAGCTGGTGACTCAGGGAAGAAAATCCTATATTCCACAAGCAATCCAGTCAAACAAGCTGTAGTTATAGATAAACACGAACCCAAGGAG CATACAAAGGACGAATCCCTAAATGTTGGTAAGACTATTTTGTTACCTGAAGCCCTGAAACAGATTCTGAAGAAAGGACGACCAGATGTGACCAGGTATTCAGCGAAAACAGATAACTCAGGCTGCAAGCAG AAAAGCCATCAAATGATAAGACGCGACGAGGAGGCACCCAAGAATGTCCTTAACATGGCGTCGCTTCATACAAGCAGCATTAATCAGACAGCATCCGCTCAGACCACGAAG GAGCACAAGATGGCGTCGGTTCAGCGCGATGACCTAGACCTTGGGCCGACGCCGGATTCTCCCATGATGCCAGGAAGTAATGTCAACCTGTTTTGTCCGCTGTGCCATGAGATGTTTGCAAACCCGCGCCTGCTACCCTGTCTGCATACGTTCTGCAAGCGTTGCTTGGAAAACCTCGTCCCGCCGCGTTCACACACGCTTTCCTGTCCCTCGTGCAGACTGGATGTAGCTCTCGGT GAGAGAGGAATAAATGGCTTCGCGCCTAATTTCGTCGTCACGACAATGATTGACGTGGCGGCGGTGCGTAACCATGATCAGAAGCCAATCCTGTGCAGTAGCTGCGAGGAGAAGCTGCCCGCGGCTGCGCGCTGTATAGAGTGTATGGACTTCCTGTGTTACGACTGCCGCAATGCACACATGCGCCTTAGACTTACAAAGACACATCGG GTTGTGTCTATAGAAGAGCTGCGGTCCAGTTCTCACCCTGAAGACTTGTTGCACCGCCCAATATTCTGTTCCGATCATGGTCACGAAAAACTGAG GTACTTCTGCGAATCATGTGACCAGGCCATCTGTCGTGAGTGCACCATGACAACACATTCAACCGCCAATCACAAGTACACACAGCTGACGGATACGATTGATAAGCAGACCAACTCCATACAGACATTGGTGGAGAAACTGCGAAGGAAGATACCAGCAGTTGAGCAGTCCACCAAAGACGTTGAAGAGGTCACGTGTCGCCTAGAGGCTAGAGCCGAGGTTGCCAAGTCTGAGGTGCAGAAATGCTTCCCTAGGATTCTTAAG ATCTTGCAAGATCGCGAGAAGAGCATGATGAACGAAGTCGAGTCGGTTGTTCGGCAGAAGTCCAACGTGCTAAGTATGCAGCAAGAAAGATTAGAGAACGAGCTCAAAAGGCTTAGCATCACTTGTACTTTCACAG AACAAGTCCTTCGTCATGGTAACTCGGTGGAAATCCTTGTTGTTAAAAAGCAGCTTTGTGAGCGTCTCAACGAGCTTATCACCGCCAAGTTTCAAGGCGAACCAGAGGAGAACGACATAGTGTACTTCGTAGCAAACCAGGAGGATGTCGTTAGAGCGATTGAGGGACTTGGACAGATCAAAACTAGCCAGGCGTTCCCCACGATGTGCGCGGTGGCTGACAATGTAAACCGTGCATTCAGAGGAAAGAAGAGTCTGTTTTCTGTTCAAACACG CGATCACCTAGGTAACCCGTGTTCGGGTGGTGGAGAAGACGTACTAGTCGATGTGTACTCGGCAGATGGTCGGACCGTGCCCGCTGAA TTATCGCCGACTGACTCCTGGTCTCAAGGCCGTGAAAAAGAAAGGTTTGGGCGAGAGAGCGGGACTCAACTTTATGGACAAGAGAAAACT gTGGAAGATAATCGTAATGGTACATATGGCGTATCTTACACCCCGCAGAGCACAGGCATGCACAAG gtcTCCGTTACAGTGCGTGACAAACACATCCAGGGAAGCCCTTTCAAAGTGAACGTCATGAACCCCGGCAGTGACTCCTTTGTTAAATTCGGAAGAAAAGGCTCGGATATCGGAGAGTTTAACGGGATATTCGGGGTTGCTGTGGATGACGAGGGGCGTATTATCGTGACAGACTGCCATAATCACCGCGTCCAGGTGTTCAACGCACAGGGGGCTTTCATGTTCCAGTTTGGCCGCAAAGGGGAAGGGAGCGGCCAATTCCAGTGTCCCACAGGCGTCGGGATTGATCCAGAGGGCAGGATTGTGGTGTGCGAGAGACTCAGTCCGAGGATACAG ATCTTTGACCGCGATGGAATGTTCCAGCAAAAGTTCCACGTGCCTGACCTGAAAGCTTCTACCCTAGCCGTAGACGAAAACCGAAGGATCATAGTGGCCGACTCGGCGAATAGGTGCATTCATGTCATATCCCTGGACACAG GACAATCATTCAAATTCGGTTCGTTTGGAGACGGTAATGGCGAGCTCAGTTACCCGTGCTATGTGGCCGTTAATCCACAAGGCCATATCATCGTATCAGACATGCATAGTCATCGCATTCAG atcttCGATTCAAGAGGTAGATTCCTGTTTAATTTTGGTCGCAAGGGAAGCCAAGATGGCGAGTTGCAGAGGCCAACAGGGGTGGCCGTGATGCAGAACGGGCACATCATCGTGGCCGACCGCGATAACCACCGTATCCAAGTGTTCAGCAGTGACGGGCGATACTTCGCCAAGTTTGGCAGCAAAGGGGAGGGTGATGGCCAGCTGAACGACCCGCATGGACTGGCTCTGACACCAGACGGCAATATATGCATCGCTGACTTCCGAAATAACAGGGTTCAAGTGGTTCCAGGCGGAATTTTGTTACACTAA
- the LOC5521865 gene encoding tripartite motif-containing protein 2 isoform X6, producing MLTHTKDESLNVGKTILLPEALKQILKKGRPDVTRYSAKTDNSGCKQKSHQMIRRDEEAPKNVLNMASLHTSSINQTASAQTTKEHKMASVQRDDLDLGPTPDSPMMPGSNVNLFCPLCHEMFANPRLLPCLHTFCKRCLENLVPPRSHTLSCPSCRLDVALGERGINGFAPNFVVTTMIDVAAVRNHDQKPILCSSCEEKLPAAARCIECMDFLCYDCRNAHMRLRLTKTHRVVSIEELRSSSHPEDLLHRPIFCSDHGHEKLRYFCESCDQAICRECTMTTHSTANHKYTQLTDTIDKQTNSIQTLVEKLRRKIPAVEQSTKDVEEVTCRLEARAEVAKSEVQKCFPRILKILQDREKSMMNEVESVVRQKSNVLSMQQERLENELKRLSITCTFTEQVLRHGNSVEILVVKKQLCERLNELITAKFQGEPEENDIVYFVANQEDVVRAIEGLGQIKTSQAFPTMCAVADNVNRAFRGKKSLFSVQTRDHLGNPCSGGGEDVLVDVYSADGRTVPAEVRSDPTTGSYSKRLIHHSNLSPTDSWSQGREKERFGRESGTQLYGQEKTVEDNRNGTYGVSYTPQSTGMHKVSVTVRDKHIQGSPFKVNVMNPGSDSFVKFGRKGSDIGEFNGIFGVAVDDEGRIIVTDCHNHRVQVFNAQGAFMFQFGRKGEGSGQFQCPTGVGIDPEGRIVVCERLSPRIQIFDRDGMFQQKFHVPDLKASTLAVDENRRIIVADSANRCIHVISLDTGQSFKFGSFGDGNGELSYPCYVAVNPQGHIIVSDMHSHRIQIFDSRGRFLFNFGRKGSQDGELQRPTGVAVMQNGHIIVADRDNHRIQVFSSDGRYFAKFGSKGEGDGQLNDPHGLALTPDGNICIADFRNNRVQVVPGGILLH from the exons ATGTTAACC CATACAAAGGACGAATCCCTAAATGTTGGTAAGACTATTTTGTTACCTGAAGCCCTGAAACAGATTCTGAAGAAAGGACGACCAGATGTGACCAGGTATTCAGCGAAAACAGATAACTCAGGCTGCAAGCAG AAAAGCCATCAAATGATAAGACGCGACGAGGAGGCACCCAAGAATGTCCTTAACATGGCGTCGCTTCATACAAGCAGCATTAATCAGACAGCATCCGCTCAGACCACGAAG GAGCACAAGATGGCGTCGGTTCAGCGCGATGACCTAGACCTTGGGCCGACGCCGGATTCTCCCATGATGCCAGGAAGTAATGTCAACCTGTTTTGTCCGCTGTGCCATGAGATGTTTGCAAACCCGCGCCTGCTACCCTGTCTGCATACGTTCTGCAAGCGTTGCTTGGAAAACCTCGTCCCGCCGCGTTCACACACGCTTTCCTGTCCCTCGTGCAGACTGGATGTAGCTCTCGGT GAGAGAGGAATAAATGGCTTCGCGCCTAATTTCGTCGTCACGACAATGATTGACGTGGCGGCGGTGCGTAACCATGATCAGAAGCCAATCCTGTGCAGTAGCTGCGAGGAGAAGCTGCCCGCGGCTGCGCGCTGTATAGAGTGTATGGACTTCCTGTGTTACGACTGCCGCAATGCACACATGCGCCTTAGACTTACAAAGACACATCGG GTTGTGTCTATAGAAGAGCTGCGGTCCAGTTCTCACCCTGAAGACTTGTTGCACCGCCCAATATTCTGTTCCGATCATGGTCACGAAAAACTGAG GTACTTCTGCGAATCATGTGACCAGGCCATCTGTCGTGAGTGCACCATGACAACACATTCAACCGCCAATCACAAGTACACACAGCTGACGGATACGATTGATAAGCAGACCAACTCCATACAGACATTGGTGGAGAAACTGCGAAGGAAGATACCAGCAGTTGAGCAGTCCACCAAAGACGTTGAAGAGGTCACGTGTCGCCTAGAGGCTAGAGCCGAGGTTGCCAAGTCTGAGGTGCAGAAATGCTTCCCTAGGATTCTTAAG ATCTTGCAAGATCGCGAGAAGAGCATGATGAACGAAGTCGAGTCGGTTGTTCGGCAGAAGTCCAACGTGCTAAGTATGCAGCAAGAAAGATTAGAGAACGAGCTCAAAAGGCTTAGCATCACTTGTACTTTCACAG AACAAGTCCTTCGTCATGGTAACTCGGTGGAAATCCTTGTTGTTAAAAAGCAGCTTTGTGAGCGTCTCAACGAGCTTATCACCGCCAAGTTTCAAGGCGAACCAGAGGAGAACGACATAGTGTACTTCGTAGCAAACCAGGAGGATGTCGTTAGAGCGATTGAGGGACTTGGACAGATCAAAACTAGCCAGGCGTTCCCCACGATGTGCGCGGTGGCTGACAATGTAAACCGTGCATTCAGAGGAAAGAAGAGTCTGTTTTCTGTTCAAACACG CGATCACCTAGGTAACCCGTGTTCGGGTGGTGGAGAAGACGTACTAGTCGATGTGTACTCGGCAGATGGTCGGACCGTGCCCGCTGAAGTAAGATCTGACCCGACTACGGGGAGCTACTCCAAGCGCCTAATTCACCACTCAAAT TTATCGCCGACTGACTCCTGGTCTCAAGGCCGTGAAAAAGAAAGGTTTGGGCGAGAGAGCGGGACTCAACTTTATGGACAAGAGAAAACT gTGGAAGATAATCGTAATGGTACATATGGCGTATCTTACACCCCGCAGAGCACAGGCATGCACAAG gtcTCCGTTACAGTGCGTGACAAACACATCCAGGGAAGCCCTTTCAAAGTGAACGTCATGAACCCCGGCAGTGACTCCTTTGTTAAATTCGGAAGAAAAGGCTCGGATATCGGAGAGTTTAACGGGATATTCGGGGTTGCTGTGGATGACGAGGGGCGTATTATCGTGACAGACTGCCATAATCACCGCGTCCAGGTGTTCAACGCACAGGGGGCTTTCATGTTCCAGTTTGGCCGCAAAGGGGAAGGGAGCGGCCAATTCCAGTGTCCCACAGGCGTCGGGATTGATCCAGAGGGCAGGATTGTGGTGTGCGAGAGACTCAGTCCGAGGATACAG ATCTTTGACCGCGATGGAATGTTCCAGCAAAAGTTCCACGTGCCTGACCTGAAAGCTTCTACCCTAGCCGTAGACGAAAACCGAAGGATCATAGTGGCCGACTCGGCGAATAGGTGCATTCATGTCATATCCCTGGACACAG GACAATCATTCAAATTCGGTTCGTTTGGAGACGGTAATGGCGAGCTCAGTTACCCGTGCTATGTGGCCGTTAATCCACAAGGCCATATCATCGTATCAGACATGCATAGTCATCGCATTCAG atcttCGATTCAAGAGGTAGATTCCTGTTTAATTTTGGTCGCAAGGGAAGCCAAGATGGCGAGTTGCAGAGGCCAACAGGGGTGGCCGTGATGCAGAACGGGCACATCATCGTGGCCGACCGCGATAACCACCGTATCCAAGTGTTCAGCAGTGACGGGCGATACTTCGCCAAGTTTGGCAGCAAAGGGGAGGGTGATGGCCAGCTGAACGACCCGCATGGACTGGCTCTGACACCAGACGGCAATATATGCATCGCTGACTTCCGAAATAACAGGGTTCAAGTGGTTCCAGGCGGAATTTTGTTACACTAA
- the LOC5521865 gene encoding tripartite motif-containing protein 2 isoform X9 — protein sequence MDDLLREHKMASVQRDDLDLGPTPDSPMMPGSNVNLFCPLCHEMFANPRLLPCLHTFCKRCLENLVPPRSHTLSCPSCRLDVALGERGINGFAPNFVVTTMIDVAAVRNHDQKPILCSSCEEKLPAAARCIECMDFLCYDCRNAHMRLRLTKTHRVVSIEELRSSSHPEDLLHRPIFCSDHGHEKLRYFCESCDQAICRECTMTTHSTANHKYTQLTDTIDKQTNSIQTLVEKLRRKIPAVEQSTKDVEEVTCRLEARAEVAKSEVQKCFPRILKILQDREKSMMNEVESVVRQKSNVLSMQQERLENELKRLSITCTFTEQVLRHGNSVEILVVKKQLCERLNELITAKFQGEPEENDIVYFVANQEDVVRAIEGLGQIKTSQAFPTMCAVADNVNRAFRGKKSLFSVQTRDHLGNPCSGGGEDVLVDVYSADGRTVPAEVRSDPTTGSYSKRLIHHSNLSPTDSWSQGREKERFGRESGTQLYGQEKTVEDNRNGTYGVSYTPQSTGMHKVSVTVRDKHIQGSPFKVNVMNPGSDSFVKFGRKGSDIGEFNGIFGVAVDDEGRIIVTDCHNHRVQVFNAQGAFMFQFGRKGEGSGQFQCPTGVGIDPEGRIVVCERLSPRIQIFDRDGMFQQKFHVPDLKASTLAVDENRRIIVADSANRCIHVISLDTGQSFKFGSFGDGNGELSYPCYVAVNPQGHIIVSDMHSHRIQIFDSRGRFLFNFGRKGSQDGELQRPTGVAVMQNGHIIVADRDNHRIQVFSSDGRYFAKFGSKGEGDGQLNDPHGLALTPDGNICIADFRNNRVQVVPGGILLH from the exons ATGGATGACTTACTACGG GAGCACAAGATGGCGTCGGTTCAGCGCGATGACCTAGACCTTGGGCCGACGCCGGATTCTCCCATGATGCCAGGAAGTAATGTCAACCTGTTTTGTCCGCTGTGCCATGAGATGTTTGCAAACCCGCGCCTGCTACCCTGTCTGCATACGTTCTGCAAGCGTTGCTTGGAAAACCTCGTCCCGCCGCGTTCACACACGCTTTCCTGTCCCTCGTGCAGACTGGATGTAGCTCTCGGT GAGAGAGGAATAAATGGCTTCGCGCCTAATTTCGTCGTCACGACAATGATTGACGTGGCGGCGGTGCGTAACCATGATCAGAAGCCAATCCTGTGCAGTAGCTGCGAGGAGAAGCTGCCCGCGGCTGCGCGCTGTATAGAGTGTATGGACTTCCTGTGTTACGACTGCCGCAATGCACACATGCGCCTTAGACTTACAAAGACACATCGG GTTGTGTCTATAGAAGAGCTGCGGTCCAGTTCTCACCCTGAAGACTTGTTGCACCGCCCAATATTCTGTTCCGATCATGGTCACGAAAAACTGAG GTACTTCTGCGAATCATGTGACCAGGCCATCTGTCGTGAGTGCACCATGACAACACATTCAACCGCCAATCACAAGTACACACAGCTGACGGATACGATTGATAAGCAGACCAACTCCATACAGACATTGGTGGAGAAACTGCGAAGGAAGATACCAGCAGTTGAGCAGTCCACCAAAGACGTTGAAGAGGTCACGTGTCGCCTAGAGGCTAGAGCCGAGGTTGCCAAGTCTGAGGTGCAGAAATGCTTCCCTAGGATTCTTAAG ATCTTGCAAGATCGCGAGAAGAGCATGATGAACGAAGTCGAGTCGGTTGTTCGGCAGAAGTCCAACGTGCTAAGTATGCAGCAAGAAAGATTAGAGAACGAGCTCAAAAGGCTTAGCATCACTTGTACTTTCACAG AACAAGTCCTTCGTCATGGTAACTCGGTGGAAATCCTTGTTGTTAAAAAGCAGCTTTGTGAGCGTCTCAACGAGCTTATCACCGCCAAGTTTCAAGGCGAACCAGAGGAGAACGACATAGTGTACTTCGTAGCAAACCAGGAGGATGTCGTTAGAGCGATTGAGGGACTTGGACAGATCAAAACTAGCCAGGCGTTCCCCACGATGTGCGCGGTGGCTGACAATGTAAACCGTGCATTCAGAGGAAAGAAGAGTCTGTTTTCTGTTCAAACACG CGATCACCTAGGTAACCCGTGTTCGGGTGGTGGAGAAGACGTACTAGTCGATGTGTACTCGGCAGATGGTCGGACCGTGCCCGCTGAAGTAAGATCTGACCCGACTACGGGGAGCTACTCCAAGCGCCTAATTCACCACTCAAAT TTATCGCCGACTGACTCCTGGTCTCAAGGCCGTGAAAAAGAAAGGTTTGGGCGAGAGAGCGGGACTCAACTTTATGGACAAGAGAAAACT gTGGAAGATAATCGTAATGGTACATATGGCGTATCTTACACCCCGCAGAGCACAGGCATGCACAAG gtcTCCGTTACAGTGCGTGACAAACACATCCAGGGAAGCCCTTTCAAAGTGAACGTCATGAACCCCGGCAGTGACTCCTTTGTTAAATTCGGAAGAAAAGGCTCGGATATCGGAGAGTTTAACGGGATATTCGGGGTTGCTGTGGATGACGAGGGGCGTATTATCGTGACAGACTGCCATAATCACCGCGTCCAGGTGTTCAACGCACAGGGGGCTTTCATGTTCCAGTTTGGCCGCAAAGGGGAAGGGAGCGGCCAATTCCAGTGTCCCACAGGCGTCGGGATTGATCCAGAGGGCAGGATTGTGGTGTGCGAGAGACTCAGTCCGAGGATACAG ATCTTTGACCGCGATGGAATGTTCCAGCAAAAGTTCCACGTGCCTGACCTGAAAGCTTCTACCCTAGCCGTAGACGAAAACCGAAGGATCATAGTGGCCGACTCGGCGAATAGGTGCATTCATGTCATATCCCTGGACACAG GACAATCATTCAAATTCGGTTCGTTTGGAGACGGTAATGGCGAGCTCAGTTACCCGTGCTATGTGGCCGTTAATCCACAAGGCCATATCATCGTATCAGACATGCATAGTCATCGCATTCAG atcttCGATTCAAGAGGTAGATTCCTGTTTAATTTTGGTCGCAAGGGAAGCCAAGATGGCGAGTTGCAGAGGCCAACAGGGGTGGCCGTGATGCAGAACGGGCACATCATCGTGGCCGACCGCGATAACCACCGTATCCAAGTGTTCAGCAGTGACGGGCGATACTTCGCCAAGTTTGGCAGCAAAGGGGAGGGTGATGGCCAGCTGAACGACCCGCATGGACTGGCTCTGACACCAGACGGCAATATATGCATCGCTGACTTCCGAAATAACAGGGTTCAAGTGGTTCCAGGCGGAATTTTGTTACACTAA
- the LOC5521865 gene encoding tripartite motif-containing protein 2 isoform X7: MSFRLFPNTGEKNVFKGINPMNMDSAKRETGTNQESKKKEHKMASVQRDDLDLGPTPDSPMMPGSNVNLFCPLCHEMFANPRLLPCLHTFCKRCLENLVPPRSHTLSCPSCRLDVALGERGINGFAPNFVVTTMIDVAAVRNHDQKPILCSSCEEKLPAAARCIECMDFLCYDCRNAHMRLRLTKTHRVVSIEELRSSSHPEDLLHRPIFCSDHGHEKLRYFCESCDQAICRECTMTTHSTANHKYTQLTDTIDKQTNSIQTLVEKLRRKIPAVEQSTKDVEEVTCRLEARAEVAKSEVQKCFPRILKILQDREKSMMNEVESVVRQKSNVLSMQQERLENELKRLSITCTFTEQVLRHGNSVEILVVKKQLCERLNELITAKFQGEPEENDIVYFVANQEDVVRAIEGLGQIKTSQAFPTMCAVADNVNRAFRGKKSLFSVQTRDHLGNPCSGGGEDVLVDVYSADGRTVPAEVRSDPTTGSYSKRLIHHSNLSPTDSWSQGREKERFGRESGTQLYGQEKTVEDNRNGTYGVSYTPQSTGMHKVSVTVRDKHIQGSPFKVNVMNPGSDSFVKFGRKGSDIGEFNGIFGVAVDDEGRIIVTDCHNHRVQVFNAQGAFMFQFGRKGEGSGQFQCPTGVGIDPEGRIVVCERLSPRIQIFDRDGMFQQKFHVPDLKASTLAVDENRRIIVADSANRCIHVISLDTGQSFKFGSFGDGNGELSYPCYVAVNPQGHIIVSDMHSHRIQIFDSRGRFLFNFGRKGSQDGELQRPTGVAVMQNGHIIVADRDNHRIQVFSSDGRYFAKFGSKGEGDGQLNDPHGLALTPDGNICIADFRNNRVQVVPGGILLH, translated from the exons ATGAGTTTCAGACTCTTTCCAAACACCGGGGAGAAAAATGTATTCAAAGGAATTAACCCAATGAATATGGACTCCGCAAAGCGGGAGACGGGCACGAATCAAGAATCCAAGAAAAAG GAGCACAAGATGGCGTCGGTTCAGCGCGATGACCTAGACCTTGGGCCGACGCCGGATTCTCCCATGATGCCAGGAAGTAATGTCAACCTGTTTTGTCCGCTGTGCCATGAGATGTTTGCAAACCCGCGCCTGCTACCCTGTCTGCATACGTTCTGCAAGCGTTGCTTGGAAAACCTCGTCCCGCCGCGTTCACACACGCTTTCCTGTCCCTCGTGCAGACTGGATGTAGCTCTCGGT GAGAGAGGAATAAATGGCTTCGCGCCTAATTTCGTCGTCACGACAATGATTGACGTGGCGGCGGTGCGTAACCATGATCAGAAGCCAATCCTGTGCAGTAGCTGCGAGGAGAAGCTGCCCGCGGCTGCGCGCTGTATAGAGTGTATGGACTTCCTGTGTTACGACTGCCGCAATGCACACATGCGCCTTAGACTTACAAAGACACATCGG GTTGTGTCTATAGAAGAGCTGCGGTCCAGTTCTCACCCTGAAGACTTGTTGCACCGCCCAATATTCTGTTCCGATCATGGTCACGAAAAACTGAG GTACTTCTGCGAATCATGTGACCAGGCCATCTGTCGTGAGTGCACCATGACAACACATTCAACCGCCAATCACAAGTACACACAGCTGACGGATACGATTGATAAGCAGACCAACTCCATACAGACATTGGTGGAGAAACTGCGAAGGAAGATACCAGCAGTTGAGCAGTCCACCAAAGACGTTGAAGAGGTCACGTGTCGCCTAGAGGCTAGAGCCGAGGTTGCCAAGTCTGAGGTGCAGAAATGCTTCCCTAGGATTCTTAAG ATCTTGCAAGATCGCGAGAAGAGCATGATGAACGAAGTCGAGTCGGTTGTTCGGCAGAAGTCCAACGTGCTAAGTATGCAGCAAGAAAGATTAGAGAACGAGCTCAAAAGGCTTAGCATCACTTGTACTTTCACAG AACAAGTCCTTCGTCATGGTAACTCGGTGGAAATCCTTGTTGTTAAAAAGCAGCTTTGTGAGCGTCTCAACGAGCTTATCACCGCCAAGTTTCAAGGCGAACCAGAGGAGAACGACATAGTGTACTTCGTAGCAAACCAGGAGGATGTCGTTAGAGCGATTGAGGGACTTGGACAGATCAAAACTAGCCAGGCGTTCCCCACGATGTGCGCGGTGGCTGACAATGTAAACCGTGCATTCAGAGGAAAGAAGAGTCTGTTTTCTGTTCAAACACG CGATCACCTAGGTAACCCGTGTTCGGGTGGTGGAGAAGACGTACTAGTCGATGTGTACTCGGCAGATGGTCGGACCGTGCCCGCTGAAGTAAGATCTGACCCGACTACGGGGAGCTACTCCAAGCGCCTAATTCACCACTCAAAT TTATCGCCGACTGACTCCTGGTCTCAAGGCCGTGAAAAAGAAAGGTTTGGGCGAGAGAGCGGGACTCAACTTTATGGACAAGAGAAAACT gTGGAAGATAATCGTAATGGTACATATGGCGTATCTTACACCCCGCAGAGCACAGGCATGCACAAG gtcTCCGTTACAGTGCGTGACAAACACATCCAGGGAAGCCCTTTCAAAGTGAACGTCATGAACCCCGGCAGTGACTCCTTTGTTAAATTCGGAAGAAAAGGCTCGGATATCGGAGAGTTTAACGGGATATTCGGGGTTGCTGTGGATGACGAGGGGCGTATTATCGTGACAGACTGCCATAATCACCGCGTCCAGGTGTTCAACGCACAGGGGGCTTTCATGTTCCAGTTTGGCCGCAAAGGGGAAGGGAGCGGCCAATTCCAGTGTCCCACAGGCGTCGGGATTGATCCAGAGGGCAGGATTGTGGTGTGCGAGAGACTCAGTCCGAGGATACAG ATCTTTGACCGCGATGGAATGTTCCAGCAAAAGTTCCACGTGCCTGACCTGAAAGCTTCTACCCTAGCCGTAGACGAAAACCGAAGGATCATAGTGGCCGACTCGGCGAATAGGTGCATTCATGTCATATCCCTGGACACAG GACAATCATTCAAATTCGGTTCGTTTGGAGACGGTAATGGCGAGCTCAGTTACCCGTGCTATGTGGCCGTTAATCCACAAGGCCATATCATCGTATCAGACATGCATAGTCATCGCATTCAG atcttCGATTCAAGAGGTAGATTCCTGTTTAATTTTGGTCGCAAGGGAAGCCAAGATGGCGAGTTGCAGAGGCCAACAGGGGTGGCCGTGATGCAGAACGGGCACATCATCGTGGCCGACCGCGATAACCACCGTATCCAAGTGTTCAGCAGTGACGGGCGATACTTCGCCAAGTTTGGCAGCAAAGGGGAGGGTGATGGCCAGCTGAACGACCCGCATGGACTGGCTCTGACACCAGACGGCAATATATGCATCGCTGACTTCCGAAATAACAGGGTTCAAGTGGTTCCAGGCGGAATTTTGTTACACTAA